TCTCTAGTTTGATGCAAGCCTCCCGGATCGCCAGCAGCTCATGCTGAAGGACCTGTGACTCAAAAGGTATTTAAGATTATCAGGTGAAAAGTTGCATAGATGAGAAGCGCTACTCATTTACACTGACAAGCATTAACATTACACTAAGCGCTGTGAAGTACATTATTTTATTCGATGTAGGGTCTGAAGAAACGTGTCTATATATTTCAGGTTCCTTCCTGCATCATCCCTGATATGTGTATCACCTGGTTGAATTGGCCCTCAGAGATGCCATCGCGGTAGTAGATGATTCTGGTGGGCTTGAAGCGGGTGGACTTGTAGAATTGGATGAGCAGCTCCCTCACCATGGTGGCCAGGTCCTGGATGATGTCCTGACGGTGCTGCTGCACCCGCACTGTGGCACAGTATCTGCTGGGATGGGCATCCATACTACCAACAACCTGGAAAGGGAATATCCTTTAGTATCAAATGAAAGGATCGACTCTTGAGGTCGCTGGGAGCAGCTGAGGCTCAGccatacaaccaaaacaatgagttgaAAGAAGCTTAAGAGCTGAGGTGGGTGATTCTCTGCAATTTTGGCACTTGCATTACACCCCTATAAAATATTTTGTGACAGGTAAATGAACAGTGATGGGGTGTTACTTACAGCAGCGATGGAAGGCTTTTTTCCATCTCCTGCAGGTGGATGAGTCACATCTGCCCCAAGGAAGATCACTGGCTGCTGGAAGACTAACGGCCTGGTACAAAAACGCAGAGTGGAGACACAGGTGAAGTtcagcacaaaaaaacaagatgtttttacaatttaaagatATTCACATTGAGGATTTCATTATTAGCGTCTTCACTAACCTGCCCTGTGGAAGGAGGATGTTATTGACTCCGCCCAGCTTGACGTTGATCTTCAGACAGAGGTTGGAGAGGGTCTGAGGTGTCGTCTTTTGAACATTCTTCACCTGCACACACTGCGTGGCCATGCCAAGTACCGTGTCCCCGACACGTTTCACCTCAGCTGCAACACACAATAAATAGATATCAATTAGTTAAACATGATCTTATAATACTGATGTTCCTTCTCTGGTTCCTCACATTAGGTACGTGCAGGTACACTGACCAAACGCAGACATTTGGGACACTGGCAACCTtaagtgtaaaataaatgagttttCTCTAGTTACGTACAAGTGAGATTGGATTACTGAGGTTTAAATAACAGAGTGAGTTGGGAAGCGAATAGGAGAACAAGTAGGAAGACTCAGAGACGATGCAGCTTTACTTGGACCGTATTGCTTTGTGGAAACTTCCTAAATCAGAAGTAGAAGCGGTAAAACTTACCAAGCAGGCTGTTCAGATACACCAGACCAACTGTCAGAGCTAGGGTTAGGGTCTTATCTCTGCTGCAGGAATATAAATCATGCAGCACTAaatgacacaacaacaacagactgcATGAGTGGATCCCTCACCGTAAACAGGCGTCTTCCCCGGGAGGATGACGACCACCAGCTGGAGGCCCTGGTAGGTGTACTTGAGGTGCCTGAACATGGGCTCCACGCTGTCCGCTCCTTGGGCGTACTTACAGAAGCAAGGCTGACCCTGGATGGGCATCCCTGCATCCCTAGAGATCTTCCTCAGCTGATCTGTGAATGCTCTGAGACAGATGAGGAACTTGTTTATTCACAGTTCAGTGAGGTTTAGCAAATGACCGGCAAACATCAAAGCAAGAGTGAGTCGCAGTCCAGAACTTAAAGCAGTCTCTGAGCTACCCTGTGTATCTTCACTCCAGTGTTCAAAATAATCAATAACTTCAATAGGTATATTCTGAACCACAATATATCTGAAAGACACAATGAGACCCACATGCACGTGCCATCCTCTGCatcaaacatgtcaacactgaCATGAAGCTTGAAATATACTCCATATAAAGTACACGAATGCAAATGACAAAAAATAGCATAAGCACTGTAAATGAATGGCACAGCTGTACATATTCAACATGCACAGTTACGCCCCCGTAGAGTTAAAATACCTCGGCCCTCAGGGGGTAACACAGCGAGAGACTCTGTAAACTGGGCTGTCATGTCATTTGTGAAAGACCCAACAGGAGGCACAAATCAAATAAGACAGCTTTGTTCTGTTTCTGCGCTCCAAAGTGCCAGCTCATGGCTAAATGCATCCTTGTATTTTAGGCCCTACGTTATGCTCGCAACTCTTTTGCTGTACATCAAACTCTCCCAAAAGTCACATGCACTTTATGTATCTCACTTACTTGAGCAGGAGTTCAGTGCACTGCCTCTGTGGTGCAAAGCAGGCGATGGCCCACACTTTGATCTCAATGCCAGTGTGGAACTGCTTGTTTCTCATGTCCCATACTCCCTGGATTGGTGTGGCTATTGCTTTGTTCTGCAAAAATATTACGACAGCAGCCGTATTAGTGCTGGTCACTGTACACAAGATGAAGTAATGCCAATAAAACTTAATACCAATAAAGGAATTGAGTGGCCGCAACATGCGTGAAAAGTACAGGCCATTATCAACACATCCAAACTGGTGATCAACGTACCCTGCCGCCATACAGAATGGAAGGGGCTTGTAGGACACGGCCATTCACTTCTGTCATCTCATCCCTCACCATCACACCAAATTCACGAACGTAAGGGTCCGTGTTGAAGTTCGCACTTCTcatctgaaaaaacaaacaaacgtagcaattatattaaatgtgaACGGCACCAAAATTCCTGCAAACTTAAGATAAGTTAACATTTTTCATCAAATagttactatatatatataaaaagctaATTTAACAATTGTAgatgtttttttacacaaaatgtttaaaaaaacattcctgAATATCATTTCCAAGCAGCATCGTCAATGTGTTGCTGTGGCGGAGGTGCTATGAACCTATACGCAGTATATACTGTTTGCACATCACTATTACGACTGAACACTATGGTGCCAGCCGTTACAAGGTATGAGCCTTCTACTCCAGTAGCCAATCAGCAAACACTACACTGTGTTTGGTATCAAACTGAAAAACTTGGCAACACGGGCAGAAACTTTTCTTATCTCGCTCTGAGCCTATTTTAGAACATAAGTAAAGAAACCGGTCACGCAGCTGCTGAATCTTGATGAATAATTAAACCCCAATCATTTCTCCTCTTTTATTTTGCCGCTCCCAATAATTTGCCTCCTGAGTCCTGACTGATTGTTGGACCATTGTGTACGTGACAGTGCCAGGAATGTTCCgtaaacatctctctctctctcgacgaCTTACCAATTTACTAATTTCGTCCTGGCGGTCTGGTGCAGATCGGGCTGTGGCACGAATCATAGTGGAGGTCTGATTGTCTGTCAGCTTTTTGATGCAGCGCTGTCCTGCCACTATGTTACACACCTGAAGAGGACACACATGATACAAAACAGGTTCAGGAGGGAAAGTAAACAGTGAATCGggcacattttcaaaaaaaCATGTCCGACAAGCAAGTACAGGAGTTTAGTGGCGCTTACCTCGAGAGGTAGGTAGGTGTGCTTCTGCTCCTGTCCCACCTGTAGACACGGGAGGTGTGGGTATCTCAGGATGAGCTTGTACTTGTCTTTGAAGTACTGTGCTACTGTGCATTCAATAGTTTGGCCGTTTTCCTGCTGCAGGGGGAACCTGAGGGAAGCACACACCAGAAcatgaaggaggaagagaaacagcgaacacagttgtttttttgccaCCAAGACTTGGACTTCTAAGATGCTCAATGGAGCCGGGTGATCAAAGAACCGGTTCAGTAGCTAATTAAACGATTAATCGGTATGTGGGGGAAAATATCTATTGGCACTGGCAGAACTTTACTCCAGTCTGTCCACATTTTTTGCATTTGTAGTATTGCACCATGCGATCCCCGTGTGCATTATGTTCCATGCCTGGTTCTGCAGATGAGGAACTTCAGCAATAGTTGAAGTCACGGCGATGTGAACAAAGACGAGATAGAAGAGCTTTCTTACGTTTGGTGGCTGGCTGGTCTTCTGGTCACATTGCACACTCTGTACTTCCTCTTCATCTGCCCACAGTGAGTGATCTCCACCTTCAGACCTGGAAAGAGGAATCCCATTGAAGGATAACAGAATGTTGAAAACGTGTATAGATATTAAGAAAGCTcaacatttccccccccccccccccttattataaatacaaatatttaacgTCTAATTGACACAGACTTTAACAGACGTCGATTTAGTCACCTTTGATTTCCTTGGTAAATTTCACTCGTTGAGAGTCTGTTAAGGGCTTTTGTTGTTCTTCAATGCTTTTGAAATCCAAGACCTCACACATGAACTCAATTACAGGCTGGGCTTTGTAGAACGCAGTGGCGGAAACTGCAAACAAAACGAGCACACAGAGGTGAGATTTATACAAACAACTTCACTTCACGCGACTTGTGCACAATCAAAACTTAAGTCACCGTCGATGTTGAGCATCATCTTCCAAAGGGAAGGTCTGACTGACTGGTGGAAGCCAAACCACACCTCTCTGCCACCACCGAGGGGGTTCGAACATCCCTCTGAGGGAGTGAAGAAAGAGCGGCCCACCGGGGTATACCTGCAACAGGACAGTCAGTTGTGAAACCTGATTAACATGTGCTGAGAAACAGAAGCTCCTGATGTAAAGTGCGATGCAATATCTTCAAATCATAGtccccccccacctcctttctggaaaatgtatttggtttctgtttattttgaacacaactttattatttCTGCACTTGAAGAATGGTCAGCATTAATGTAAAGTATATCCAATTTGTAATAAGTGCTAAAACATCCACCGAGAAAATTCTACCTTACATGAAAATCAATGTTGAATAATAAAAAGCCCACCTCATAGAGGGCAAATGTCTCATGACCACATCCAAGGCTTGGACGGTCTCGAAGGGGACGCTGGGTAGCCGCCCTGCTAGAGCCTCGTGCAGCGCTTGCAGGCTAACGCAGGACACCCACTTGATGGATACTTTGAAGCTGCGGTCTTTGCCTTCACCAGGAATGGTTACCTCGAGCTCCACCTGGTTAGTAAATACgcaagaagaaaggaagaaaagagaagcactgctgttttattttaagactaacattttttttttaaacaaatgtccATGCAATTTCTCTAAAAGTGGAGATGTTATCGTTGCAGGTTGTCCTGAAAAGTACGTACTTTGTCTCTGCCTATGGGCAAGGGCATGGCAGTGTAGAGATTCTTCCTCCCGTCATACACCGGCTTTCGATCaccaaatatttgtgttttaaagtgctGGACCATGTGCTCCACAATTTCACtgagaacaaaatgaaacaaattaattacattCCAACAACTGGTCTACGACGTGCCAGGGGCCGCAGAtgaagtatacatatatacgtaccGGTTGACCCTCCTAGGGCATTTCTCAGGCTTAATGTCGATGTCATAATGGTAGACCTCCAGTTTGGGGATTTCCATCTCAAAGAAGTTGGCCTGGAGCTTGATTGTCCTGCCCATGGTGCCAAAGTCCGGCCGTGATGGTGGCTTGAACACATATTCGGGCACTGGGGAGGATGACGGGTCTAAAACAGGGGGGTCAAATGTAGGAAAGTGGCATATTGAATAATTAGTATCACATTATATAGACAGCGGAAATTTCTCAAGATCTTAAAAAGGCCCAGTTAGTATATTTTGACCACATAAATAACTAGTGTCCCacagatagaaaataaataagaataaaatcaGTGTTGCGTTTCTCAACtgatcaaaatgaaaaataaaagcttgttTTCCTCCAGAACTCAAACATGTTTCATGTTAACAGACTTCAcagaatgtaaaaacattaGAACCCATTAAAAGGAATGAGTGAGGAACACCTCATTTGTACATTCTGTGCCAAATTAGAGATGTAAAGTCTTCTTTTAAATGGTTACCTTTAGCAAAAACTATCTAAGACATGTCTTCTGTGACAGGTCTCAACTGGTTCTGCACAACCTGTTCAGCCATGTCAACTAGTGCTACACGTGTAGGTCAAATTGAGGCAAACTCAAAAACATAGCCAATTGTCATCCCAGATTTGAATGGCAGAAGTTATATACGaggtgtaaaataaaataaaagtagttCTAATTTATCTGCTGAAATTAGTTTCTGAATAACTGAGGTGAGCATGCAGTTACAGAATCAAGTCTTTTACATCTGCTTATTGCAAGCTTTACTACTTGCACAGAAGTTTCAAAAATATTATGAGCCAGTGAGTCAAGTCATCACATAACACTACCGCTTAGTTCACCATTTGTTTTGGGTTGCAGTTGGCTAGCATCACTGAGCTATGGGAGTATTTGGACCTTGCCAGCTCGAAATCAGAACCAGTCTGgtcagattttgaggtgttgTGTATTCTTTGTATTAACCTGGAGACGATACTCTGAGCTCTCATCATTAGTAGACAGGCGGAAAAAATAAGCTCTGTATCTGGAACTTCAGATATTACAGTAAGACTGTCAGGACACATTCTCAATCCTTATCTGTGTGCTTCAGCTCTGTTCAGTCAGACTAAAACCTAGTAACATATGGCGGCTATCAATGAATAACCTTTCGTGTATGCTTTGCCATTCAGAGCACAAAATGGAGGTACATTTAGAAGAAATTGAACATCTAGAACAACATTTGCCTTAAAAGGATCTCATCTACTGCGTCAAATCACATGCGTTTCTTATTTCCTGAACCATTACTTTATTCAATCAGAAGGTTAAATTGTACTTCAGATCAGAACATACGGTGATGCTTGaatggtgtaaaaaaaaaagcaagaagtTTCCACTTATACTGGACCGGTTTATGGCCAGAAAGCATAAATATGTTGAAAAGCTTACCAGAGCCTGGTGACCCAGTGGAACGGGGAGGTCCCTCTTGCATCTCGGTAGCTACatgggacaaaacaaacatgttatgGGTGCTCTAAAATCCTACTtgatctgacacacacacacacactgtacttaaatacataGTGGTGAATACATACATTTGAGTCCCTTAACACATGACAGAAAAGTACAGAACGCTACTCATCTTTACTAATACATTTCCATTGCAAACACTTGTTTCGTTTCAGTATGTCTTGCTCTCTTATCGCTTCCACAACACCATCATCCACAATCAAGGGcagctttttttcttccaaaactCTTATCAATATCCACACAGATGGAAACAAGCAAGCTGTTTATCAAACTCTGCTGAAGCCACCACCCTTTCTCCTGGAGATCGTGCATGCCAATTCAATATAAGTAAGAACTTAGTAATAACTAAGAAATTCCTAAAATTATGGGAAAATACAATACAGTGGTGCTATTGTTCGTTTTTAAGGATAACATGCCAATGGCAGAGGGAAAACCTTAAATAGAAAATGCTACAATATTCTAACATAATTAGTCTAATTGCCAAATGAGTGTCAACTGTTACACTGAAACTGCACCTAGCCCAAGTCAAACTTCATATGCCTCCTTATCGTTTACTCGTTATTTGTTCAATGTCATAAAGTCAGTGTGACATTAACAGAGGGATTTATTGGTTTAGGGAAATTAATATTGTGGGCAAAAACGATGCAACATTACTGAAATTACCAAATTGAAGTTGGATACTATTAGCTAACCATAGCTTAGATTGGTGATGAGATTAGATAGCATGGTCGGCCGCTAAATATTGCTTTACCTCCGGACGTAAGTGTTAAACTGAGAAATACTCATAACAATGATCCTtgtgttaattatttatttattaagaacaTATACAACAACCGATCACACTTTGTGGAATTACATTGGGAAGCTAACTAACAACAAGTTCGGGAAACGAGGTACCGTTTAAGCTAACTTGGCTAACAGGAGCTTCTTGTTGTTGCACGCTAGCTAAGCTTGCCTCTACTACTAATGCCTCCACTTAAGACTGAGACGACATGTTCTTGATCAAAGCATTAGgtgagttttataatatttagataGCTTTATGAAAAATGAATCGATTCTGTGTTTCAGTAATGGAAATGTAGCAGATAAAAGCTGCAACTAGTGTGTTAAATGTTGCTAGCTGCATCACTTAGCcgaggctaatgttagctgcaCCACTTACCTCCAGTAGAGGAATACATTTTGTCGACTTTTTTAAGCGTGTGTCGTGGACGTACAGATACTCCACTTTATTTTGGACAAATTCCACCTAAACTCATGCGTGATCGAAAAGTAGTTATATTTACAAGACCGAGGGAGGAAATCCAGTTAGGaaataaagatatttagttaGCCAAGTGGTAAATATTTGGAGTCTCTCATCCTCGGCACGGCCCCATCCCCCCAACACACAAAACGGGAGCCGAGAGAAAAGATAGCACAGAAAAGACCCATGTAGGGCAAGAGGGTTCCCTCCTTTCTACTTCCGTCTTTGGTCACTTTCCGTTAAGAAGCCGAAACCtttacatttatactttttttgttgtatattttgtatCTCATAAAATATGTGTTGTCCCACCAGCGCAATAGTTTGAGTTATTAAAAAGCCAGTATCTGTAACATATATGGAAGCTTGGCACTTCTGTTAAAGAAACAATAATATAACAGCTACAATATACACTGTTTGTTGTATAACTAATTTACAGTTCAGATAGACTGACCGGATACGTTCATCCTGTTTACCTTTTTCCCCAGTGTTATAATTTTAGACAGTTTCACACACGTGAAACATTTGCAACAACGTTTTTTGTAGATGTCAACCGGAGGGGAACTATCTTGTTAATTGAACTCTTCGGTGACGTCAGACGTGAGTTGCGCGATCTCAGCCTTCACCcgaaattgaataaaaaaaaacactgcaaaggtagttttctttacaaacacaaacccaAATTGCCATTTATCATCTTGCTAACAATACTAGctagttaaaataaaaataaaaaagtgaactACAAAACCTGACCACAAGCAAGACACAACAGGAAGTGTCCTCGATGGGGGGAGTATTTCCGGGGCACCAAAGTCAGATAAGCtaatattaaagtatttaaacaATCTTCAATCATTTATCCCTGTTTACTAGTTCAGGGATCGATGTACGAAAATAATTACACTGTGTGCAGAAGGTTCAACTAGGCAACGTAGTTTGTTGAGACGGTAGGTATACACTGAATTTTAGACCAGGACTACagtatattgttttattctacAGACGATTAGATCCAGTATGGAATAAAAGCATTGGGCTTGAGGTGAAGCTATGGATGAAGAACACAGGTAAGAGTTGAATTTgttatacattttcaaaaacaatgttgtattgtgaaaaaataattaggtattaaaatagcaataaaaaaagtgaTTAAGCCTTATGTGTAAAGGCTATAATTAGTAATAGTAGAAACGTCCCGACTGGACAATAAAAGCATCCGGGTTATTgcaaaagtgaaatgaatgcagTTCAAAAAGCCTTTTCTGCTCAGTCCTATTCCTATGCACTACAATGTATCTAGTGTGTGATACtggtattatattataatgtataatgtaatgcTTAATACAATGTAtctagtttgtgtgttttctaacCTCACACCTGTTGCCATTAAGACTTTTGGACAATTCGTTTTGTTCATTttagtttatgtttatttttatgttaaaaaaatgGCATTTAACATATTGAAATGCATTGTACAGAAATATATGTATTTCACTTCAtcataatgaaaaataatgatttgaacTACATGAAAGAATCATTTTATGTTGCccttaatgttttaataaagtgacattaaaataattttccactttgtcaatatatttatttgtgggTTTGCCACTAGGCTGCGCTTGGAGTGCAGCTCCCCAGTTTGCCCACTGGTCGGCGCTGTTCACCACTGAATGTGCAGAATGAGGAGCTGAGCGTTGATTGCATTCTCAGCAGCAGGTTTTAAGATGACATAAAATCAGATGAATCTTTAACGATCCTGTTGGAGAAGCTGGTCAATTTTGACATTATTATACACGCCAATCAAAGATCAGTTTGCATGGATTTGAAACATTGCTTATAATGGAGAGTAATTATTGTTAAGTGTCTATGTTTTATATAACACATTACATATGTTTTATCCACTGATAATATATTGAACGTTTAACACTGTTAGATGCAAGACTATATTTTCAGAAATGGCCTACAATATTTAATCGAGTTTAGGTATCTGACTGttcaaatagaaaacaataaacaatgtcCTCAATTCATAAGTTATTctgttttatgtattatttctCTTTAATGTGAGATGATtgaaatatttgatttgatgctGTCATTTTGGGATAATttggttgtaaaaaaaacaaacaaaaaaaaacgttGTGTCTGATTAAGCCTAATAAAAAAggtataaataaagaataaagacaatCGTAATAACCGGTCTGTCTTACATCAGGAGGCCTTGATGAGGTTTTGTCCCTCTAATTCATCTTCGTAAAAACGTCGATTGGTGACACGGCCAACACTTTAATTGCTCCCATTGATTGATagtataaaaaacacaacaatgcagCCTCATAGCCCGGGTGGTTTCCCCCCTATAAGAAAGCTGGCTGAGTGAGTTGGGTgtagctgtgtctgtgtgcgcctTGTCCAATGGAACCAGATCCTCCCTGCAGTGCGTAAGAGCGCGATTTAGGATTTAACCAAGTCTTTGCTGCGGGGCTGGTTGCAGTCTTCACCAGAGCCCGACGGCCCGAGAGCCTTTCAACAATGCTAGTGTAGTTTTCTAACCACTTTGGAGTCAGACTGCCTTTTTTgctaatcaaataaaacaaacacgcGTTCCCTCTCGAAGTATGACTGGAGTATTTGACCGAAGGATCCCGAGTGTGAAAACTGCAGACTTCCAGAGCTCCTTTCAACTCTCCACCATGCACCATCCGTCTCAGGAATCTCCTACTTTACCCGAGTCCACCGCCACGGATTCTGGCTACTACAGTCCCGCCGCTGGAGTCCCTCATGGCTACTGCTCGCCCAGCTCCAGCTCGTACGGGAAGCCTCTCAATGCCTACCAGTACCAGTACCCGGGTGTAAATGGATCCGCTGGAAATTACTCGACAAAATCCTACACTGATTACAGCTCGTACACGACCCCCGCCTACCACCAGTACGCTGGGACTTACAGCAGAGTGCAAGCCCAGCCGAGTCCACAAGGTAAGGGCCGCAGGTTTtccattataataataataaataaagagcaAAGTATTACTGGATATTCATCTTACTGAATAACCGTATCGTCaaatttaatgtgttttttaaaataatttatttgcatttgttttcctTATGCATTAAAAAGTGCAAGCTAAACAAAGAAATAAGGAATAACTAGTAATTGATGTTAGTTTATCTGTAACCACGTCAttcaatgtcatttttaaatagccTATTAAGAATATGTGtgctttgatttttttttgccagCCTGGAATTCATTTTATGAAATTGGATTTTCTTTGAATTCCTGAGATAGGCGACAACacacaataaatgtttaaaaacaatacagtgTACTTTGTAATAAACGCACGTGCTTATTCTTGGTATTATTTtaacagagaaagagataagCGAGCCTGAGGTAAGGATGGTGAACGGCAAGCCGAAGAAAGTGAGGAAACCCCGGACAATCTACTCCAGTTTCCAGCTGGCCGCCCTGCAGAGGCGGTTTCAGAATACGCAGTATCTGGCGCTGCCGGAGAGAGCCGAGCTGGCTGCCTCGCTGGGACTCACGCAAACACAGGTGGGATTTTAAATCAAATTCTTTCTTACCAAATTTTCATTGTTTATAATGCTTCTTCgtttaaaagaaacaacaaaaagatcGTTGTGGTGTGCTTTTGTTTCTGTGCGCCTTTACGCACCGCGCCTCCTCTGAATCTATTGTCTGTGAGGTTATGTATGAGATATTAATCCTCTTGTTTTTCCACACGTTTCCAGGTAAAAATTTGGTTCCAGAACAGGAGATCAAAACTGAAGAAGATCATGAAAAACGGAGAGCTTCCACCTGAGCTCAGCCCCAGCTCCAGCGACCCCATGGTGTGCAACTCTCCACAGTCCCCGGCCGTTTGGGACACACAGGGCCCCTCCAGGCCGCACAGCCTACAGCC
This region of Cottoperca gobio chromosome 11, fCotGob3.1, whole genome shotgun sequence genomic DNA includes:
- the ago2 gene encoding protein argonaute-2 isoform X2, with product MYSSTGATEMQEGPPRSTGSPGSDPPVLDPSSSPVPEYVFKPPSRPDFGTMGRTIKLQANFFEMEIPKLEVYHYDIDIKPEKCPRRVNREIVEHMVQHFKTQIFGDRKPVYDGRKNLYTAMPLPIGRDKVELEVTIPGEGKDRSFKVSIKWVSCVSLQALHEALAGRLPSVPFETVQALDVVMRHLPSMRYTPVGRSFFTPSEGCSNPLGGGREVWFGFHQSVRPSLWKMMLNIDVSATAFYKAQPVIEFMCEVLDFKSIEEQQKPLTDSQRVKFTKEIKGLKVEITHCGQMKRKYRVCNVTRRPASHQTFPLQQENGQTIECTVAQYFKDKYKLILRYPHLPCLQVGQEQKHTYLPLEVCNIVAGQRCIKKLTDNQTSTMIRATARSAPDRQDEISKLMRSANFNTDPYVREFGVMVRDEMTEVNGRVLQAPSILYGGRNKAIATPIQGVWDMRNKQFHTGIEIKVWAIACFAPQRQCTELLLKAFTDQLRKISRDAGMPIQGQPCFCKYAQGADSVEPMFRHLKYTYQGLQLVVVILPGKTPVYAEVKRVGDTVLGMATQCVQVKNVQKTTPQTLSNLCLKINVKLGGVNNILLPQGRPLVFQQPVIFLGADVTHPPAGDGKKPSIAAVVGSMDAHPSRYCATVRVQQHRQDIIQDLATMVRELLIQFYKSTRFKPTRIIYYRDGISEGQFNQVLQHELLAIREACIKLEKDYQPGITFVVVQKRHHTRLFCMDRNERVGKSGNIPAGTTVDTKITHPSEFDFYLCSHAGIQGTSRPSHYHVLWDDNHFSSDELQVLTYQLCHTYVRCTRSVSIPAPAYYAHLVAFRARYHLVDKEHDSAEGSHTSGQSNGRDQQALAKAVQIHQDTLRTMYFA
- the ago2 gene encoding protein argonaute-2 isoform X6, with product MQEGPPRSTGSPGSDPSSSPVPEYVFKPPSRPDFGTMGRTIKLQANFFEMEIPKLEVYHYDIDIKPEKCPRRVNREIVEHMVQHFKTQIFGDRKPVYDGRKNLYTAMPLPIGRDKVELEVTIPGEGKDRSFKVSIKWVSCVSLQALHEALAGRLPSVPFETVQALDVVMRHLPSMRYTPVGRSFFTPSEGCSNPLGGGREVWFGFHQSVRPSLWKMMLNIDVSATAFYKAQPVIEFMCEVLDFKSIEEQQKPLTDSQRVKFTKEIKGLKVEITHCGQMKRKYRVCNVTRRPASHQTFPLQQENGQTIECTVAQYFKDKYKLILRYPHLPCLQVGQEQKHTYLPLEVCNIVAGQRCIKKLTDNQTSTMIRATARSAPDRQDEISKLMRSANFNTDPYVREFGVMVRDEMTEVNGRVLQAPSILYGGRNKAIATPIQGVWDMRNKQFHTGIEIKVWAIACFAPQRQCTELLLKAFTDQLRKISRDAGMPIQGQPCFCKYAQGADSVEPMFRHLKYTYQGLQLVVVILPGKTPVYAEVKRVGDTVLGMATQCVQVKNVQKTTPQTLSNLCLKINVKLGGVNNILLPQGRPLVFQQPVIFLGADVTHPPAGDGKKPSIAAVVGSMDAHPSRYCATVRVQQHRQDIIQDLATMVRELLIQFYKSTRFKPTRIIYYRDGISEGQFNQSQVLQHELLAIREACIKLEKDYQPGITFVVVQKRHHTRLFCMDRNERVGKSGNIPAGTTVDTKITHPSEFDFYLCSHAGIQGTSRPSHYHVLWDDNHFSSDELQVLTYQLCHTYVRCTRSVSIPAPAYYAHLVAFRARYHLVDKEHDSAEGSHTSGQSNGRDQQALAKAVQIHQDTLRTMYFA